In Gallus gallus isolate bGalGal1 chromosome Z, bGalGal1.mat.broiler.GRCg7b, whole genome shotgun sequence, one DNA window encodes the following:
- the HAPLN1 gene encoding hyaluronan and proteoglycan link protein 1 isoform X2 has product MHATGRVLSREAGPGPHWDGVTASLEENGPRLLVVAEQAKIFSQRGGNVTLPCKFYHEHTSTAGSGTHKIRVKWTKLTSDYLKEVDVFVAMGHHRKSYGKYQGRVFLRESSENDASLIITNIMLEDYGRYKCEVIEGLEDDTAVVALNLEGVVFPYSPRLGRYNLNFHEAQQACLDQDSIIASFDQLYEAWRSGLDWCNAGWLSDGSVQYPITKPREPCGGKNTVPGVRNYGFWDKERSRYDVFCFTSNFNGRFYYLIHPTKLTYDEAVQACLKDGAQIAKVGQIFAAWKLLGYDRCDAGWLADGSVRYPISRPRKRCSPNEAAVRFVGFPDKKHKLYGVYCFRAYN; this is encoded by the exons AAGAAAATGGACCCCGCCTACTTGTGGTAGCAGAACAAGCTAAGATCTTCTCTCAGCGAGGTGGCAACGTCACACTGCCTTGTAAATTTTACCATGAACACACATCAACAGCTGGCTCAGGAACCCACAAAATCCGGGTCAAGTGGACCAAACTCACCTCAGATTACCTCAAAGAAGTGGATGTCTTTGTCGCAATGGGACACCACAGAAAGAGCTACGGAAAGTATCAGGGCAGAGTGTTTCTGAGGGAAAGCAGTGAGAACGATGCCTCTCTTATAATCACAAATATAATGCTGGAGGATTATGGGAGATACAAGTGCGAAGTGATTGAAGGATTAGAGGACGACACAGCAGTGGTAGCTCTGAATTTGGAAG GTGTTGTTTTCCCCTATTCTCCACGTCTGGGTCGTTACAACCTAAACTTCCATGAGGCTCAGCAAGCTTGCCTGGACCAGGACTCCATCATTGCCTCCTTCGACCAGCTCTACGAGGCCTGGAGGTCAGGGCTGGACTGGTGCAATGCTGGCTGGCTCAGTGATGGTTCAGTGCAGTACCCTATCACCAAGCCCAGGGAGCCCTGTGGAGGGAAGAATACGGTGCCCGGTGTCAGAAACTATGGCTTCTGGGATAAAGAGAGGAGCCGATAtgatgttttctgctttacttcAAACTTCAATG GTCGTTTTTACTACCTAATACACCCAACCAAGCTGACCTATGATGAAGCCGTGCAGGCCTGCCTGAAGGATGGCGCTCAGATTGCCAAGGTTGGGCAGATATTCGCTGCCTGGAAGCTCCTTGGTTATGACCGCTGTGATGCCGGCTGGCTGGCAGACGGCAGCGTCCGCTACCCCATCTCCAGACCCAGAAAGCGCTGCAGCCCCAACGAAGCTGCCGTCCGCTTTGTAGGCTTTCCTGATAAAAAGCACAAGCTGTATGGTGTCTACTGTTTCAGAGCTTACAACTGA
- the HAPLN1 gene encoding hyaluronan and proteoglycan link protein 1 isoform X1: MTSLLFLVLISVCWAEPHPDNSSLEHERIIHIQEENGPRLLVVAEQAKIFSQRGGNVTLPCKFYHEHTSTAGSGTHKIRVKWTKLTSDYLKEVDVFVAMGHHRKSYGKYQGRVFLRESSENDASLIITNIMLEDYGRYKCEVIEGLEDDTAVVALNLEGVVFPYSPRLGRYNLNFHEAQQACLDQDSIIASFDQLYEAWRSGLDWCNAGWLSDGSVQYPITKPREPCGGKNTVPGVRNYGFWDKERSRYDVFCFTSNFNGRFYYLIHPTKLTYDEAVQACLKDGAQIAKVGQIFAAWKLLGYDRCDAGWLADGSVRYPISRPRKRCSPNEAAVRFVGFPDKKHKLYGVYCFRAYN; encoded by the exons AAGAAAATGGACCCCGCCTACTTGTGGTAGCAGAACAAGCTAAGATCTTCTCTCAGCGAGGTGGCAACGTCACACTGCCTTGTAAATTTTACCATGAACACACATCAACAGCTGGCTCAGGAACCCACAAAATCCGGGTCAAGTGGACCAAACTCACCTCAGATTACCTCAAAGAAGTGGATGTCTTTGTCGCAATGGGACACCACAGAAAGAGCTACGGAAAGTATCAGGGCAGAGTGTTTCTGAGGGAAAGCAGTGAGAACGATGCCTCTCTTATAATCACAAATATAATGCTGGAGGATTATGGGAGATACAAGTGCGAAGTGATTGAAGGATTAGAGGACGACACAGCAGTGGTAGCTCTGAATTTGGAAG GTGTTGTTTTCCCCTATTCTCCACGTCTGGGTCGTTACAACCTAAACTTCCATGAGGCTCAGCAAGCTTGCCTGGACCAGGACTCCATCATTGCCTCCTTCGACCAGCTCTACGAGGCCTGGAGGTCAGGGCTGGACTGGTGCAATGCTGGCTGGCTCAGTGATGGTTCAGTGCAGTACCCTATCACCAAGCCCAGGGAGCCCTGTGGAGGGAAGAATACGGTGCCCGGTGTCAGAAACTATGGCTTCTGGGATAAAGAGAGGAGCCGATAtgatgttttctgctttacttcAAACTTCAATG GTCGTTTTTACTACCTAATACACCCAACCAAGCTGACCTATGATGAAGCCGTGCAGGCCTGCCTGAAGGATGGCGCTCAGATTGCCAAGGTTGGGCAGATATTCGCTGCCTGGAAGCTCCTTGGTTATGACCGCTGTGATGCCGGCTGGCTGGCAGACGGCAGCGTCCGCTACCCCATCTCCAGACCCAGAAAGCGCTGCAGCCCCAACGAAGCTGCCGTCCGCTTTGTAGGCTTTCCTGATAAAAAGCACAAGCTGTATGGTGTCTACTGTTTCAGAGCTTACAACTGA